One part of the Paracoccus sp. MBLB3053 genome encodes these proteins:
- a CDS encoding DNA polymerase III subunit chi, protein MGSALFYHLTRSGPLQLLPVLLGKSLHAGWRVELRGRDRARQVALDETLWQDEGFLPHGLAGGAHDVRQPVLLTVEGQAAQNAPLCLIALDGAAVSGTECQQLERVCVVFDGNDPGELDRARNQWRELKADGVEMEYWSEADGRWERKL, encoded by the coding sequence ATGGGGTCGGCCCTGTTCTACCATCTGACCCGCTCGGGGCCCTTACAGCTTTTGCCCGTCTTGCTGGGCAAAAGCCTGCATGCGGGTTGGCGGGTCGAGCTGCGGGGCAGGGACCGCGCGCGGCAGGTCGCGCTGGACGAGACCCTCTGGCAGGATGAGGGGTTCTTGCCCCACGGCCTGGCAGGGGGCGCGCATGATGTCCGTCAGCCGGTGCTGCTGACGGTCGAAGGGCAGGCGGCGCAAAATGCGCCGCTTTGCCTCATCGCACTGGACGGCGCCGCCGTCAGCGGAACCGAATGCCAGCAGCTTGAGCGCGTCTGCGTCGTCTTTGACGGCAACGACCCCGGCGAGCTGGATCGCGCCAGAAACCAGTGGCGTGAGCTGAAAGCCGACGGCGTCGAGATGGAATACTGGTCGGAAGCGGACGGGCGCTGGGAAAGAAAGCTCTGA
- a CDS encoding retropepsin-like aspartic protease family protein, with amino-acid sequence MGDEFGRMAYLVLLLIAIGGFLLVELRTRPGRTLRLAAAWAMIFLGAIAIAGMWGEIRSTIFPQARIIGNDRIEVPMSDDGHFHLTASVNGTPIRFIVDTGASTIALSENDARKVGIDPNRLGYVGQARTANGVIETATVTLDTVSIGDISDEHVVALVLRSNLDLSLMGMSYLSRFARVSIEDNLLVLER; translated from the coding sequence ATGGGAGACGAATTCGGCCGCATGGCCTATCTGGTGCTGCTGCTGATTGCCATCGGAGGGTTCCTGCTGGTCGAATTGCGCACAAGGCCGGGGCGAACGCTGCGCCTCGCTGCCGCATGGGCGATGATCTTTCTTGGGGCCATCGCCATTGCCGGGATGTGGGGCGAGATCCGCAGCACGATCTTTCCCCAGGCGCGGATCATCGGAAATGATCGCATCGAAGTTCCCATGAGCGACGATGGTCATTTTCACCTGACCGCATCGGTGAACGGTACGCCGATCCGCTTTATTGTCGATACGGGCGCCTCGACAATCGCACTGTCGGAAAACGACGCACGAAAAGTCGGCATAGACCCGAACAGGCTGGGTTATGTGGGCCAGGCCCGCACGGCGAACGGCGTGATCGAGACCGCGACGGTCACGCTGGATACGGTTTCGATAGGTGATATCAGCGATGAGCATGTCGTGGCGCTTGTCCTGCGCTCGAACCTCGACCTGTCGCTGATGGGCATGTCCTACCTGTCACGCTTCGCCCGCGTCAGCATCGAGGACAATCTCCTCGTGCTCGAACGCTAG
- a CDS encoding MarC family protein: MDSTQIISAFVTLFVVIDPVGLVPLFIALTRGMTPERQRRIGWRALAIAAVLMTLFGLAGEAILAGIGISLPAFRIAGGLLLFLTALDMLFERRTERREGQTKDDPARDDHDDPSVFPLATPLLAGPGALATMILLVNQNESAAHTAMIHMVMLVVLAIVAILFALAGPIARLLGRTGTMVVTRLFGMLLAALSIQFVIDGLKGSGLV; the protein is encoded by the coding sequence ATGGACAGCACCCAGATCATCAGCGCATTTGTCACGCTTTTCGTGGTCATCGACCCCGTCGGGCTGGTGCCTCTTTTCATTGCACTGACACGAGGCATGACCCCGGAAAGGCAGCGCCGAATCGGATGGCGCGCGCTGGCCATTGCAGCAGTGCTGATGACCCTGTTCGGGCTCGCGGGGGAGGCCATACTGGCGGGCATCGGTATCTCGCTGCCCGCCTTCCGCATCGCCGGGGGGCTCTTGCTGTTTCTTACCGCGCTCGACATGCTCTTCGAGCGCCGGACCGAGCGGCGCGAGGGCCAGACCAAGGATGACCCCGCCCGCGATGACCATGACGATCCTTCCGTATTCCCGCTGGCCACGCCCCTCCTCGCCGGGCCCGGGGCGCTGGCGACGATGATCCTGCTGGTGAACCAGAACGAAAGCGCGGCGCATACGGCGATGATCCACATGGTCATGCTGGTCGTGCTGGCAATCGTTGCCATCCTTTTCGCCCTGGCCGGACCGATCGCTCGACTTCTGGGTCGCACCGGAACCATGGTGGTGACACGGCTTTTCGGGATGCTTCTGGCCGCGCTTTCGATCCAGTTCGTGATCGACGGGCTGAAAGGGTCGGGATTGGTCTGA
- a CDS encoding twin-arginine translocase TatA/TatE family subunit, whose translation MLQNIGLPGLLLIAVVVLVLFGRGKVSSLMGEVGKGITAFKKGVKEGGEEIERETEQKNSAEVRPISNTPSQDAVDARTRADEALRDVTPRDGDRS comes from the coding sequence ATGCTGCAAAACATCGGCCTTCCTGGCCTTCTTCTTATCGCCGTGGTGGTGCTGGTGCTTTTTGGACGCGGGAAAGTGTCCTCGCTGATGGGTGAGGTCGGCAAGGGCATCACCGCGTTCAAGAAAGGTGTCAAGGAAGGCGGCGAAGAGATCGAGCGCGAGACCGAGCAGAAGAACTCGGCCGAGGTTCGTCCGATCTCGAACACGCCGAGCCAAGACGCCGTCGACGCCCGCACTCGCGCCGATGAAGCGCTGCGCGACGTGACGCCGCGCGACGGCGATCGCTCGTAA
- the tatB gene encoding Sec-independent protein translocase protein TatB → MLDIGWSELLLIGVVALIVIGPKDLPQLFHTLGRITARARAMAREFTSAMEDAAKDTGLDEAGNALRDVKSLTSKKALGLDALERAADRFEKWEPKLPPRDGQAVPDPAQPATEKTATAEADAAPPAGAPPAPGIAAATTPAAEPESGQRRLHAVRRSDTKDL, encoded by the coding sequence ATGCTGGATATCGGCTGGAGCGAGCTGCTGCTGATCGGAGTCGTGGCGCTGATCGTCATCGGGCCAAAGGACCTGCCGCAGCTGTTCCATACCCTGGGTCGGATTACCGCCCGGGCACGGGCCATGGCGCGGGAATTCACCAGCGCCATGGAGGATGCCGCCAAGGATACTGGCCTTGACGAGGCCGGGAACGCCTTGCGCGACGTGAAATCCCTGACTTCGAAAAAGGCCCTGGGACTGGACGCGCTTGAACGGGCGGCCGACCGGTTCGAGAAATGGGAGCCCAAGCTTCCGCCCCGCGATGGCCAGGCTGTTCCCGATCCGGCCCAGCCGGCAACGGAAAAGACTGCGACGGCGGAAGCTGATGCCGCGCCACCTGCGGGTGCACCGCCAGCCCCCGGCATTGCCGCGGCGACAACACCGGCCGCAGAACCTGAATCCGGCCAGCGCCGACTGCATGCGGTGCGCCGATCCGATACGAAAGACCTTTGA
- the tatC gene encoding twin-arginine translocase subunit TatC, translated as MSANSAKRPDEIDDSSAPLIEHLAELRTRLIWSVLAFVVAMVLCYAVWNPIYNFLTRPICHALETRGQECGLILLKLQEGFFVAIQISFLGGFVLAFPIIAYQLWRFVAPGLYRSEKAAFLPFLVASPVMFLIGASFAYYIILPMAYDFFLGFQQGPMALPDDPNTVQADNALAGIVFQGSVSEYLSLTTKFILAFGISFQLPVALTLMGKAGLVSSEGLASMRRYAVLVILVMAAVVTPPDVVSQVVLFTVIYGLYEISIQLVRRIEKKRALEEQEADVE; from the coding sequence TTGTCCGCCAATTCCGCCAAGCGCCCCGACGAAATCGATGACAGTTCGGCCCCGCTGATCGAGCATCTGGCCGAATTGCGTACCCGGCTGATCTGGTCCGTTCTGGCCTTTGTCGTGGCCATGGTTCTTTGCTATGCGGTCTGGAACCCGATCTACAATTTCCTGACGCGTCCAATCTGCCATGCGCTGGAAACCCGCGGGCAGGAATGCGGGCTGATCCTGCTGAAATTGCAGGAAGGTTTCTTCGTCGCGATCCAGATTTCGTTCCTTGGCGGCTTTGTTCTCGCCTTTCCGATCATCGCCTACCAGCTTTGGCGATTTGTGGCACCGGGCCTCTATCGCAGCGAAAAGGCGGCCTTCCTGCCGTTTCTGGTCGCTTCGCCCGTCATGTTCCTGATCGGCGCGTCCTTCGCCTATTACATTATCCTGCCGATGGCTTACGACTTCTTCCTCGGCTTCCAGCAGGGTCCGATGGCGCTGCCCGATGATCCGAATACGGTGCAGGCGGATAATGCGCTGGCCGGGATCGTGTTCCAAGGCTCGGTCAGTGAGTACCTGTCGCTGACGACCAAGTTCATCCTGGCCTTCGGCATCTCATTCCAGTTGCCGGTAGCGCTGACGCTGATGGGCAAGGCCGGTCTTGTCTCGTCCGAGGGGCTGGCCAGCATGCGGCGCTACGCGGTTCTGGTCATTCTCGTCATGGCGGCCGTCGTGACTCCGCCCGATGTGGTCAGCCAGGTCGTGCTGTTCACCGTGATCTACGGGCTTTACGAAATTTCGATCCAGCTCGTTCGCCGTATCGAGAAGAAACGCGCGCTCGAGGAACAGGAAGCCGATGTCGAGTAA
- a CDS encoding ATP-binding protein, with translation MSSNLLVRIAEALERMAPPPAPAPSFSEATAYVWQPDPDRLEPVAEVNRVDLVQLIGIDRSRDTLLANTLQFARGYAANNALLWGSRGMGKSSLVKAVHAEAVRQGLPLVLVEIAREDLGSVGRLLGILGQASDRRFVLFSDDLSFSHDDTQYKSLKAVLDGGIAGRPENVILYATSNRRHLMPRDMIDNERSTAIHPGEAVEEKVSLSDRFGLWLGFHPCSQDEYLAMVRGYCDAYGVDVSDEQLRAEAIEWQATRGSRSGRVAWQFFTDLAGRQGISV, from the coding sequence ATGTCGAGTAATCTTCTGGTACGGATCGCCGAGGCGCTTGAGCGCATGGCGCCTCCGCCCGCGCCCGCACCCAGCTTTTCCGAAGCCACTGCCTATGTCTGGCAGCCCGATCCAGATCGGCTCGAGCCGGTGGCCGAGGTCAATCGGGTCGATCTGGTTCAGCTTATCGGTATCGACCGTTCGCGCGACACGCTGCTTGCGAATACGCTGCAATTCGCGCGCGGCTATGCCGCGAACAATGCGCTGCTATGGGGATCGCGCGGGATGGGGAAATCCTCGCTCGTCAAGGCGGTTCACGCCGAGGCGGTCCGTCAGGGCCTGCCGCTTGTCCTCGTCGAGATCGCGCGCGAGGATCTTGGCTCGGTCGGTCGTCTGCTTGGCATTCTTGGGCAGGCCAGTGACAGGCGCTTCGTGCTTTTCTCGGACGATCTTTCGTTCAGCCATGACGATACGCAGTATAAGTCGCTGAAGGCCGTGCTGGATGGCGGGATCGCGGGCAGGCCGGAAAATGTCATCCTTTACGCGACATCCAACCGACGTCACCTGATGCCGCGCGACATGATCGACAATGAACGCTCGACCGCGATTCATCCGGGTGAGGCGGTCGAAGAGAAGGTGTCGCTTTCGGACCGTTTCGGGCTTTGGCTTGGCTTTCATCCCTGCTCACAGGACGAATATCTCGCCATGGTGCGCGGATATTGTGATGCATATGGCGTCGACGTATCGGACGAGCAACTTCGCGCCGAGGCGATCGAATGGCAGGCGACCCGGGGTTCGCGTTCGGGCCGCGTCGCCTGGCAGTTCTTTACAGATCTCGCCGGCCGGCAAGGGATTTCCGTCTGA